The Etheostoma cragini isolate CJK2018 unplaced genomic scaffold, CSU_Ecrag_1.0 ScbMSFa_2329, whole genome shotgun sequence genomic interval agacatacacacacacacagaaacacacgcacacacacacacacacagatagacagacacacacacacacacacacacgcacacacacacacacatgcatgttagCTACCTCTCCACCCAGTTTTACACGGTATATTACAGAATGATAGctggttagcatgttagctaccTCTCCACCCAGTTTTACATGGTATATTACAGTATGATACTaggttagcatgttagctaccTCTCCACCCAGCTCTTGTAGTTGGGGATGTCTTTAGCGTAGAGCAGCTTGTTGGACGGAGAGTCTTTCCCGAGCCGGTGTTCGGACGTCGAGCAGGAGTCCATGAAGGTCTGAGCGACGACCGACAGGCAGGCGTCCGTGATGCTGCTCTTGTGGATGTCGAACACAAACTGAGGATTCTTTATGACGTTCACCCAGAACCTGAGAGGAAGGCTGCGGACACACCGAGAGAGGAAACACTCCGTAAATCTTACAGTATGTTAGCaggttagcatgttagctaccTCTTTAACCAGGATTACGCTGTGTATTACAGTATGTTAGCaggttagcatgttagctaccTCTCCAACCAGTATTACGCTGTGTATTACAGttaattagcatgttagcatgttagctataAAACTACAGTAAGCAAtgttaaagctacagtgtgtaGTTGCTGTCTCCCCCCGGAGAAagtctaagtaatgacaacaacactgtcggcacGTACACAGGATACACgccccccccactcccctccCAACATAGtagctagtagccaaggagacACTGATCatgtaaaaaacatgatggagtCAGAGGTCACTACAAACAACACAACCAGCCATGGTTTATTGGTTAGTTTTTAACTTGACTAGCATATACCGTCCACTAAGTggatctaaaaaataaaaaagggggcGGGGCTTCTGATGGGGGGGGGTTTGCATTTGTTTGGCAGTGAAGTTCAAACATAAAGGATCTTTGCTCAGCATCACTTGTGACTCGTCTCTGTGAACCGTCTCTCTCACCAGTTGCTCTTCCAGGTGTGTCGGACGTCCGGGTCGCTGATCTGCCGTTTGTCGGCCTGCTCGTCCAGGAAGTCGAACATGTATTTGATAGCCAATGGGAGGGCAGAGCCCCGGTGGGCGGTGCTGAACACCGTCTCGAACAGGTCGTCCACGAACTTCTGCAGCGTCCCCTGGTGGAGGGAGGACCAAACGCGTGGGGTTAGGTATTTTAAAGCCACAAATAATCTCAAAATCTCACTCCGCTGTCCGTTGCTGTGGTGGTTACCTTGGTGGCGAGCAGTCTGGTCAGGTAGATCTCAGAAACCATCTTGCTGCCTCGGTCCCCTTCTCGCTGATCACTGTGCTCGTGGTTCTTCACCAGGTGCCACAGCTTCGtccctgaaaacacacacaaccggGTCGGATACAGCGTGGAGACACAACCGCCACACAACGTGGAGACACAACCGCCACACAGCATggagacacaacacacaaccgC includes:
- the LOC117940376 gene encoding plexin A3-like, producing the protein TKLWHLVKNHEHSDQREGDRGSKMVSEIYLTRLLATKGTLQKFVDDLFETVFSTAHRGSALPLAIKYMFDFLDEQADKRQISDPDVRHTWKSNCLPLRFWVNVIKNPQFVFDIHKSSITDACLSVVAQTFMDSCSTSEHRLGKDSPSNKLLYAKDIPNYKSWVER